A stretch of DNA from Gemmatimonas sp. UBA7669:
TTCTGCCCCACGACGATGCTTGCCGAGGCGTTCACCGTTTCGGCCGTGCCGCGTGTGCCATTGCCCAACTGACCGAAGTCGTTGCGTCCCCAGCACCAGGTGGTGAGGCGATCCTTCGAGATGGCGCAGGTGAAGCTCGACGAACCCGTACCGATACCCGAGACCCGAACGTCCGCGACCTTGGCCGTGCCGATCGCGCGAGCCGGCGCATAGGAGAACGCCATGGCGTTGCCAAGCTGGCCGTTCACGTTGTTGCCCCAGCAGTAGACGTCATCGCTCGTGGTGACGCCGCAGGTGTGGTTGAAGCCGGCAGAAATGGCGCGGAACTTGTGACCACCGGTCACCGCCGTAGGCGCGGACTGATCACTGGTGTTGCCGTTGCCGAAGCGACCCCCGTTGCGCCCCCAGCAGTATCCGCTGCCGTCATACGCCACACCACAGGCGTACTGCGAACCCAGCGAGAGTGAAGCGAACTGCAGGCCGCCCGTGACCGGCGCCGGTGCCATGGTGTAGGTGTTGCCGTAAGACGGACGCTGTCCGTCACCCAGCTGCCCGAGTCCGTTTGAACCCCAGCAGTGCGCCGCGCCGCCCGAGGTCAGACCGCAGGAGAAGGAATCGCCCGCTTCGACGATGTTGAGCGCCAGACCCGATGCAGCCGCCTGCGGTCCTTCCACATAGCGGTTGTGCCCGGCGCCAAACTGGCCCCACTGGTTGTAGCCCCAGCACACCGTGTTGCGCTGCACCGTCATGCCACAGGCGTGCTCAATGCCCGCCGACAGATACGTGAAGCGCAAGCCGCCCGGCACTTCAGCGGGGGTCGCCGAGAAGCCACCTGTCACACCGCCACCCAGTGTGCCCCAGCCGTTGTTGCCCCAGCAGAGCGCGGCGCCATCAATGCGCAAGCCGCAGGTATAGCGCGAGAACGCGGTGATCTGCACGAAGCGATGTCCACCGGGCACGCGGAACGGTGCCGTGCGATGCACCTGATCCCCCACCTGGGCATCACCAAGCCGCGCATCCGTCCCGTTCATGCCCCAGCACCAGGCAATGCCGCCGCTGGCGAGATCGCAGGCATGCTGCGTGCCAAGCACGAGTGAACGGTACTTGATCACGACGACGCGCTGTACGGTGGTGGACAACGGACCGGCCGTGGCCGTGACAGTCACGGTGCCGCGATCGACACCCGTCAGCAAACCCGACTGCCCGTTGATGCTGGCCACGTTGGCATTGGACGACGACCACGTGACGGGCACCGTGGTGACAACTCGTCCAGCGGAGTCCTTGAGAACGGCTGTGAGCGTCTGCGTTTCGTACGCCTCAATGGTATCCAGCGCGGGCGAGACGGCAATCGACACCACCGGATTGGGTGGCGGCGTGACCGTGATGTTGAGCTCCTGCGTGCGACCTTCGGCCTGTGCGGTGATGCGCACCGTGCCAGCCGCCACGCCGGTGACCGTCGCCGATGCGGCATCAACAGCCGCGACGGTGGCAATGGTGGGCGCAGACGTCACCCAGGTGATCGTGCGACCCGTGAGCGCCTGACCGGCGGCATCGCGCGCTTCGGCGGTGAGGCGCAGTGTCTGACCCACTGCAACCGTGTTGGTCGCGGGCGTGATGGCCACGGAAGCCACCGGCACGACCACGGGCGTCACCTGCACACTCGCCGTGGCAGCGCGCCCTTCACTCGTTGCGGTGATGGTTGCCGAACCGGCCGCCACACCGGTGACGACACCGCTGCTGCTTACGGTGGCGATGTTGCTGGCCGAAGAACTCCAGGCAATGCTGCGTCCACTGAGCACACGACCCTGTGCATCACGCGCTTCGGCACTGAGCGACGCGGTGGCACCCACAGCAACGGATGCGGTGGTCGGCGTGATGGCCACCGACGCCACAGCAATGGGCGCCGGTGTATCGGGTGCGGTGGAATCACTGCTGCAGGCCGCGATGGCAAGGGACAGCAGGGCAACATGACTGTACGAAACGAGCGAACGGGCCAGACGGCGGCCCGGAGAGGCAATGCGCATGGGAACGGAACTCCGAAGGAGGTTGTGCCTTTGGAAGCGCGAGGCACCACCCGGACATTTCACGCGACGAACAACAGAGCGCGGGTTGGTTCGACGTGCACATCGAATCAACCCGCGCCCGCACATGCCAGTACGCATGTGATTGCAGCACATCGTGAGGCGGCCGGGGAGCGTGCCGGGCCTTACCTCAATACGTATACGTTTGTCACCGCCCCCTATTCGACCTGCGCACCCACCACATCCCAGTTGATGCGCGCGAGCACGGCGTCGACATACCGGGCGCGCTGTCCCTGGTACAGTCGGCCATGGGCGTGCTCCCACACGTCGATACCGAGGACTGGCAGCTCACCATCGAGCAGTGGCGAGTCGTCATTGGCAAGTGCACGCACTGCCAGACGATTGGTGGCGGTCTTCACCAGCCACGCCCATCCGTTGCCCTCGATGCCCAACGCGGCCTCGCGCAGTGCGGACTTGCAGGCGTCCACCGTTTCGAAATCGCGCACCATCATGTTGCCGAAACGTCCATCGGGCAGAGCCGCCGAGGCCGCGCCGGGCGCGAGCAGCTTCCAATAGAGCGCGTGATTGGCATGTGCGCAGCCATGGGTGCGAATGGACGCACGCGAGGCTTCGGGCCAGCGCCGGAGGCCCATGATCAACTGTCCCAGCGAGTACTCATGCAGGGCGGGAAACGCCGCCAGCGCCGTGTTGAGGGATTGCACATGCCCGCCGTGTACGGTCTGATGGTGCGCCTGCACGGTGGCTGCGTCGAGCGCCGGAGCGAGGGCCTTGGTTTCGTAGCCCAACGGCGGCAGCACGAACGGGTATCTCTGCTGCAGCACCACATCGGGCGCGGGACGGAAGAGGTGTGTTCCGTCGCCGAAGGGGCCCGTCCACGAGACGCTGAGGCTGGCGCTGTTCGATGGCATGAAGCGTGTATGCGTGGACAGGCTACTTCGTTGAGTCCGGTTTTGTAGGCAGTGCGAGAGGCTTGGCGGGCACCGGTGTGCAGTGTGTGGCCTGCTGATTGCGTACGCGCGTGGCATTGAGAAAGCTGCGCTGCCCACGCTGGGACGCGTCGACGCCTTCTATGATGTGCAATTGCGGCTCGAGCGGTGGCCGCGACATGCCCTCGGAGGCATCGAGACCACCAAGGCCGAGCGACCCCGGCGACCAGCGGCCGCGCCGGGCTTCACCAGCGCTGTTGAGTGCCTGCGCGGCCTGCGCACTGGCCGTGAGACATTTCTGTGCGGTGGCTGACTCCGCCCGCGCATGGTCCGCGCGGGTGGTCGGCACCGGGTCGAATGCGCCCCGCGCCGACTGCTGCGCCGCGACGGGGCGCGCGGCGCCGACCGAGACCGCAGCGGCCAGAATGACCATGAGTACGCTCTGATGTCTCATATCCCGCATCGCAGCTCCCGTCTCAGGGTTGGTCCCGCTTGCTGTTCCTTCCCGCGGTTCCACCTTACGCAGTATCACCTTACGCAGTATCACCTTACGCAGTATCACCTTACGCAGTTCTTTGGTTGGCTCAATACCGCGCCAGGTACCGGTCAAGTTCCCACGCCGTCACCTGCTGGTTATACGCCTCCCACTCTGCCCGCTTCGCCGCCAGAAACTGCTGCGCGATGTACTCCCCGAGCGCCTCCTGCATCACATCATCCTTCTCGAGCTCATCGCAGGCCTCGGCCAGCGACTGCGGCAGATCGTCCACACGCAGGCGCCGACGCTCGCGGTGTGACATCTCCCAGATGTTCGTGTTGACGGGCTCCCGCCAATCGGCCTGCGTCGCCAGACCATCGAGACCTGCCGCCAGCATCACCGTGAGGGCGAGATACGGATTGGCCGCCGGGTCGGGCGTGCGCAGCTCGAGCCGCGTGCCCGATCCGCGGCGCTCCGGCACGCGGATCATGGGTGAGCGATTGCGCATGCTCCACGCCACGTTCACCGGCGCCTCGAAGCCCGGCACCAGCCGCTTGTAGCTGTTCACCAGTGGGTTGGTCACGGCCGTCATGCCACGCGCATGCTTGAGCAGGCCGCCAATGTAGTGCAGTGCCGTGAGACTGAGTGCCCACTCCCGCTGCGGGTCCCAGAACGCATTCTGCCCGCCCTTGAACAGACTCTGGTGCGTATGCATCCCGCTGCCGTTCTGTCCGAACACCGGCTTGGGCATGAATGAGGCGATGAGACCGAACTGCCGCGCCACCTGCTTCACCACGAAGCGGAAGGTCGCGATGTTGTCCGCTGTGCGCAGCGCCTCGGCATAGCGGAAGTCGATCTCATGCTGACCATGCGCCACCTCGTGGTGCACCGCTTCCACTTCGAAGCCCATCTGCTCGAGTGCATCCACGATGGCGCGGCGCGCGTCCTCGCCGAGGTCCATGGGCGCGAGATCGAAATACCCACCCACATCGTGTGTGTCCGTGGCGGGCCGGCCGTCTGGCGTGGGTTTGAACAGAAAGAACTCCGCCTCCATGCCGGCGTTCATCACGAAGCCCTGTTCGGCGGCGCGCGCGAGCTGTCGCTTGAGCACCGTACGCGGATCGCCCGCAAACGGACTGCCGTCCGGCATGGTGATGTCGCAGATCAGGCGGCCAACGCGAGCCGACGGATCGCCCCAGGGAAAGATCTGGAACGTGGTCAGATCGGGGGCCAGCAACATGTCCGACTCCTCCACCCGCACAAATCCGGCGATGCTGGAGCCGTCGAACATGATGTCGCCCTTGAGCGCCTTCCTGAACTGCGAGCTCGGGATCTCGACGTTCTTGATGCCCCCCAGGATGTCCGTGAACTGGAGGCGCAAGAAGCGCACCTGCTGCGCCTCGGCCAGTTCGAGAATGTCCGCCGCGGTGGCGCCGGACAGATTGCTGGGGACGATCGAACGACTGGAAGTAGCCACGCGGAAAGCACCTGGGCGGGAGAACAACGTCACTTCGGCCATCAATTCTACTAACTTTCCGTCCTCATGACCTCTTCGACTGCTTCCGGCCGGCCCGCTGCCGGCGCCGCGTTCTGTGCGGCCTGTGGTGCCCCCCTGTCCACCGGTGCCCGCTTCTGTCATCGCTGTGGTACGCCAGCCGGTCAGGGCGCGCCCGTTGCCGGCCAACCCGCCGCGCCCGGCGGCGTGGCGGCGGTCCTGCCCTGGGGCGTGGCTTTTGTGGCCCTGCTGGCGCTCGTGGCCATGTTTGCCGGCCGCAACTTTGGCGCCGCCAAGGGATCGAGCATCGACGGCAGTGCCAACTCCCTTGCTACGCAGGCCATTGACGGTCCGGCGGCAGCGGCGGCGCCGTTTGCCGGCGGTGCGGCGGCGGCAGGCGGGCGGGCCCCGGATCTCAGCAACATGACCCCGAGTGAGATCGCCTCACGGCTGTTCAACCGCGTGATGGAGCTCGCGGAGGCGGGCAAGGTCGACTCGGCGGTCTTCATCGGAGAGCGCATGGCCCTCCCTGCGCACGAGATGCTGCCTGAGATCACCATCGACGAGCGGTATCACTATGGTCGGCTGGCCGAGGTGGTGAACAACGCGGGCGTGGCCCGGGCCCAGGCGGACACCATTCTGCAGCGGGAGCCCAACCACCTGCTCGGCCTGCTGCTGCGCGTGCGTGCGGCCCGGATGGACAAGGACGCGGCCACGGAGCGGCAGTACAATACGCGCTTTCTGGCGGCGCTTGAGAAGGAGCGGAACGCCGACCGCGAGGAGTATCGCGTCCACAAGGCCGAGATCGATCGCGCGGAAGCCGAAGCGCGGAAGTAGCAGTAGCCACCAAAGAAGCGGCCACATTGCTAACGGGAATTCACGCGGGTCGGATTGCCGACCCGCGCAATTGGTGGTAGGGTCTAGGGACGGGCGATGCGAAGCCGTATGCCCCCGCCTGCCCGCCTCACTCCCCGGCGGGTCCCGAATTGTCCCGTGATGAACGCATTCGCCGCATGACCGCCCCCACTTCCTCGGGCATCGTGCCCCCGGACGGGGCCATTCCACCGGCGCTTTCCCATCTCGTGCGCGATCTCGCGACGGGCGTGGTGACCAAGCGGGCACTGTTTGCCCGACTGGCCGACACGGCCCGCGACCTGACAAGGGCCGAGGGCAGCGCCGTTATCGAGATGGAAAGCGACGAACACTATCGCATCATCGCCCCCAGTGGGTCGGTGAGCCGCCTCGACGGCATGGTCATGCCGATGATGGCTGACCGCTCGATCTTCCGCGACGTGGTGCACACGCGCGAGACGCAGTTCAGCAATGATGCGCCCAACGACCCGCGCATCAATCCGGCGGTCGCAGAACCCATCAACGTCCAGCAGCTGGTGGTGTCGCCCATTGTGCTGGACGATGCCGTGGTGGGTCTGCTGGCGGTCATCAATCCCGAGGCAGGCGAGGTGCGACCGGAGCATATTGCCTGGCTCGAGCATCTGGTGTGGTACGGCTCGCTGGTCATGCGCAGCCTGCAGTTGGTCAGTGCGTCAGAGACCGCCGCCACTGAAGCACGCGCCCGGGCGGCCGAGGCGGCCCGGGTGGCCCACACCAATGCCGTGCTGGCGCGTGGGGCGCAGTTGTTCACCACCGTCGAGCGACGCGACGACTTGTTTCGCGCGTTCGGTGAGTTGCTGCGCAGCGAGTTTGGCGCTGACGGCTTCGCGCTCTACGACGCGCAATCGCGCCTGCGCCTGGCGCGCCTCGAACACCAGGAAGGGCGCTTTACGCTCCCCGGTCCTGCTGTAGCTCGGGATTTCTGGATGACGAGCGCCGCCCAGGCGGTGCAGAACGGCATCCCGCTCTTCTTCGAAGATTGTACGGTGCCGCCGCCGCAAGGTGACGAAGCCATCGCGCGCCTGCTGCTGGCTGCCGGCATCCACGCCATGGCGCTGTTGCCGATGCGCAGTGACGACAAGGTGCGTGGCCTCGTGTCGGTGCGCTTCGCCACGCCGCAGGTGTTCGATGCCGATGAGCGCCAACTGCTGGTCGACATCGTCAATCAGTTCGCGCTGGCGCATGGCAACCTGCGCTATGTCGACGAGCTTGAAGAGCGGACGCAGCGTCTCTCGCGCCTGGCAAAGGCGCAGCAGCAACTCACACAGCTGTCGTCGGAAGACTCGCTGCCCGGCGGCATTGCGGAGGCCGTGTACCAGGTCCTGCCAAGCGC
This window harbors:
- a CDS encoding superoxide dismutase; its protein translation is MPSNSASLSVSWTGPFGDGTHLFRPAPDVVLQQRYPFVLPPLGYETKALAPALDAATVQAHHQTVHGGHVQSLNTALAAFPALHEYSLGQLIMGLRRWPEASRASIRTHGCAHANHALYWKLLAPGAASAALPDGRFGNMMVRDFETVDACKSALREAALGIEGNGWAWLVKTATNRLAVRALANDDSPLLDGELPVLGIDVWEHAHGRLYQGQRARYVDAVLARINWDVVGAQVE
- a CDS encoding Ig-like domain-containing protein translates to MRIASPGRRLARSLVSYSHVALLSLAIAACSSDSTAPDTPAPIAVASVAITPTTASVAVGATASLSAEARDAQGRVLSGRSIAWSSSASNIATVSSSGVVTGVAAGSATITATSEGRAATASVQVTPVVVPVASVAITPATNTVAVGQTLRLTAEARDAAGQALTGRTITWVTSAPTIATVAAVDAASATVTGVAAGTVRITAQAEGRTQELNITVTPPPNPVVSIAVSPALDTIEAYETQTLTAVLKDSAGRVVTTVPVTWSSSNANVASINGQSGLLTGVDRGTVTVTATAGPLSTTVQRVVVIKYRSLVLGTQHACDLASGGIAWCWGMNGTDARLGDAQVGDQVHRTAPFRVPGGHRFVQITAFSRYTCGLRIDGAALCWGNNGWGTLGGGVTGGFSATPAEVPGGLRFTYLSAGIEHACGMTVQRNTVCWGYNQWGQFGAGHNRYVEGPQAAASGLALNIVEAGDSFSCGLTSGGAAHCWGSNGLGQLGDGQRPSYGNTYTMAPAPVTGGLQFASLSLGSQYACGVAYDGSGYCWGRNGGRFGNGNTSDQSAPTAVTGGHKFRAISAGFNHTCGVTTSDDVYCWGNNVNGQLGNAMAFSYAPARAIGTAKVADVRVSGIGTGSSSFTCAISKDRLTTWCWGRNDFGQLGNGTRGTAETVNASASIVVGQKPL
- the glnA gene encoding type I glutamate--ammonia ligase — protein: MATSSRSIVPSNLSGATAADILELAEAQQVRFLRLQFTDILGGIKNVEIPSSQFRKALKGDIMFDGSSIAGFVRVEESDMLLAPDLTTFQIFPWGDPSARVGRLICDITMPDGSPFAGDPRTVLKRQLARAAEQGFVMNAGMEAEFFLFKPTPDGRPATDTHDVGGYFDLAPMDLGEDARRAIVDALEQMGFEVEAVHHEVAHGQHEIDFRYAEALRTADNIATFRFVVKQVARQFGLIASFMPKPVFGQNGSGMHTHQSLFKGGQNAFWDPQREWALSLTALHYIGGLLKHARGMTAVTNPLVNSYKRLVPGFEAPVNVAWSMRNRSPMIRVPERRGSGTRLELRTPDPAANPYLALTVMLAAGLDGLATQADWREPVNTNIWEMSHRERRRLRVDDLPQSLAEACDELEKDDVMQEALGEYIAQQFLAAKRAEWEAYNQQVTAWELDRYLARY
- a CDS encoding zinc-ribbon domain-containing protein, with the protein product MTSSTASGRPAAGAAFCAACGAPLSTGARFCHRCGTPAGQGAPVAGQPAAPGGVAAVLPWGVAFVALLALVAMFAGRNFGAAKGSSIDGSANSLATQAIDGPAAAAAPFAGGAAAAGGRAPDLSNMTPSEIASRLFNRVMELAEAGKVDSAVFIGERMALPAHEMLPEITIDERYHYGRLAEVVNNAGVARAQADTILQREPNHLLGLLLRVRAARMDKDAATERQYNTRFLAALEKERNADREEYRVHKAEIDRAEAEARK